A single genomic interval of Halorubrum aethiopicum harbors:
- the nosZ gene encoding TAT-dependent nitrous-oxide reductase, producing the protein MTTHPNSTDDRGERSDEQRADAAGTASATDDGTVNGGTTGDETTDDGPEIVDGRTIEHLLTDHERDIAATAEGTDATAARRPNLGLPRLEIGRRDFMKAGAAVGAMTGLAGCTSVLSDEGNGDGGSAASSGEHSVAPGEHDEYYGFLSGGHTGEIRVVGLPSMRELMRIPVFNTESARGFGHDARSSEILEEGGGYTWGDTHHPRVSQTDNDYDGRWLFVNDKANGRMARVDLEYFETDAITNVPNCQGVHGACMQLPDTQLVFGVGEFRVPMPNDGRDVDSPDEYGSVLTAFDPETMDIEWQVEVDGNMDNGDGGKEGRWFFATGYNSEEGVTQGEMTRSDRDYVKAFDIPAIWDAVEAGEYEEISGVPVVDGTMESPLNGGDRPVVRYVPTPKSPHGVSVTPDGNYAIASGKLDPTCTVIGIEEIAEVDDPADAIVGQPRVGMGPLHTAYDDRGHAYTTLFIDSQVVKWDYEAAVEAEAGSEEPIVEKHDVHYNPGHLIASESYTASPQGDYLISLNKLSKDRFLPVGPIHPENDQLFYIGDDQAGMELVKDKPSYPEPHDASVVHKDKIEPAKTWDPDDYDLEFVPEGEESFERVDESTVEIEMWARRNEYAFPEVTIREGDEVHLKISNIETTSDVIHSIAIPEYDINLALAPQDTREVTFTADDPGVFWAYCAYFCSALHLEMRSRILVEPRDG; encoded by the coding sequence ATGACTACCCATCCGAACTCAACTGACGACCGGGGGGAACGGAGCGACGAACAGCGCGCCGACGCGGCGGGGACCGCCTCCGCGACCGACGACGGGACGGTGAACGGCGGGACGACCGGAGACGAGACGACCGACGACGGTCCCGAGATCGTCGACGGCCGGACCATCGAACACCTGCTGACCGACCACGAGCGCGACATCGCCGCGACCGCGGAGGGGACCGACGCCACGGCCGCTCGGCGGCCGAACCTCGGGCTCCCGCGGCTGGAGATCGGCCGGCGCGACTTCATGAAGGCCGGGGCCGCGGTGGGCGCGATGACCGGCCTGGCGGGCTGTACGAGCGTCCTCTCTGACGAGGGGAACGGCGACGGCGGATCCGCCGCTTCGAGCGGCGAGCACTCGGTCGCCCCGGGCGAACACGACGAGTACTACGGCTTCCTCAGCGGGGGCCACACCGGCGAGATCCGGGTCGTCGGGCTCCCGTCGATGCGCGAGCTCATGCGGATCCCGGTGTTCAACACCGAGAGCGCGCGGGGGTTCGGCCACGACGCGAGATCGAGCGAGATCCTGGAGGAGGGCGGCGGCTACACGTGGGGCGACACCCACCACCCGCGGGTCTCTCAGACCGACAACGACTACGACGGCCGCTGGCTGTTCGTCAACGACAAGGCGAACGGCCGGATGGCCCGCGTCGACCTCGAGTACTTCGAGACGGACGCGATCACGAACGTCCCGAACTGTCAGGGCGTCCACGGCGCGTGTATGCAGCTTCCCGACACCCAGCTCGTCTTCGGCGTCGGGGAGTTCCGCGTGCCGATGCCCAACGACGGTCGCGACGTGGACAGCCCCGACGAGTACGGCTCCGTGCTCACGGCCTTCGACCCCGAGACGATGGACATCGAGTGGCAGGTCGAGGTCGACGGCAACATGGACAACGGCGACGGCGGCAAGGAGGGCCGCTGGTTCTTCGCGACCGGCTACAACAGCGAGGAGGGCGTCACCCAGGGCGAGATGACCCGGTCGGACCGCGACTACGTGAAGGCGTTCGACATCCCCGCGATCTGGGACGCCGTCGAGGCCGGCGAGTACGAGGAGATAAGCGGCGTACCGGTCGTCGACGGCACGATGGAGAGCCCGCTCAACGGGGGCGACCGGCCGGTCGTCCGATACGTCCCGACGCCGAAGAGTCCGCACGGGGTCAGCGTGACGCCGGACGGGAACTACGCGATCGCCTCCGGCAAGCTCGACCCGACCTGTACGGTCATCGGGATCGAGGAGATCGCCGAGGTCGACGACCCCGCCGACGCGATCGTCGGCCAGCCGCGGGTCGGGATGGGGCCGCTCCACACCGCCTACGACGACCGCGGCCACGCGTACACGACGCTTTTCATCGACTCGCAGGTCGTCAAGTGGGACTACGAGGCTGCGGTGGAGGCCGAGGCCGGCTCCGAGGAGCCGATAGTCGAGAAACACGACGTCCACTACAACCCCGGCCACCTCATCGCGAGCGAGTCGTACACGGCGTCGCCGCAGGGCGACTACCTGATCTCGTTGAACAAGCTCTCGAAGGACCGGTTCCTCCCGGTGGGTCCGATCCACCCCGAGAACGACCAGCTGTTCTACATCGGCGACGACCAGGCCGGAATGGAGCTGGTGAAGGACAAGCCGTCGTACCCCGAGCCGCACGACGCGAGCGTCGTCCACAAGGACAAGATCGAGCCGGCGAAGACGTGGGACCCCGACGACTACGACCTCGAGTTCGTCCCCGAGGGCGAGGAGTCCTTCGAGCGGGTCGACGAGAGCACCGTCGAGATCGAGATGTGGGCGCGCCGCAACGAGTACGCGTTCCCCGAGGTGACGATCCGGGAGGGCGACGAGGTCCATCTGAAGATCTCCAACATCGAGACCACGAGCGACGTGATCCACTCGATCGCGATCCCGGAGTACGACATCAACCTCGCGCTCGCGCCCCAGGACACCCGGGAAGTGACGTTCACCGCCGACGACCCCGGCGTGTTCTGGGCGTACTGCGCGTACTTCTGTAGCGCGCTCCACCTCGAGATGCGCTCGCGCATCCTCGTGGAGCCGCGGGACGGCTGA
- a CDS encoding BlaI/MecI/CopY family transcriptional regulator, translated as MTQWTQLGPREREILAVLRRADAPLTARDLLDAVRSRGDEVAYTTVKRTVDRLVEKGLVERDAETHRGTTRHRYRFDVEAARDRLVPAFAEELRAVLGEPAAERLARAVRTERDGDDGGDAALADVRPRHDDYPSELN; from the coding sequence ATGACCCAGTGGACACAGCTCGGACCGCGGGAACGCGAGATCCTCGCCGTCCTGCGGCGCGCCGACGCCCCCCTCACGGCACGCGACCTGCTCGACGCGGTGCGGAGCCGCGGCGACGAGGTCGCGTACACGACCGTCAAGCGGACGGTCGACCGGCTGGTCGAGAAGGGGCTCGTCGAGCGCGACGCCGAGACGCACCGCGGGACGACGCGCCACCGGTACCGCTTCGACGTCGAGGCGGCCCGAGACCGGCTCGTCCCGGCGTTCGCCGAGGAACTGCGAGCCGTCCTCGGCGAACCGGCGGCGGAGCGACTCGCCCGCGCGGTCCGAACGGAACGCGACGGCGACGACGGCGGAGACGCCGCTCTCGCCGACGTCCGACCACGACACGATGACTACCCATCCGAACTCAACTGA
- a CDS encoding helix-turn-helix domain-containing protein has translation MTDGIHVQLAVSACDACPVATLSAATEVEDVRVDPVDDTVEFVASDPPADPPSDLELVEFGGRAHGRYEIAHSDGGVEHARPATDGGIAVGGSAGGATASADGTTAPGDGEIGPDADDEVDADGVADGVCGDCSCGGLTAAFADFPVSPRETRMDDGELLVSFVLSGHEELETVVDGFEDAGLGVELRRLLVDRSPDDERRDVVPIDLTGVTDRQAEVAAAAAERGYFEPGGASAADLADELGIAKSTVSEHLRLVTASLFSQVFTEGRDT, from the coding sequence ATGACCGACGGGATCCACGTTCAACTCGCGGTGTCGGCCTGCGACGCCTGTCCCGTGGCGACGCTCTCGGCGGCGACGGAGGTGGAGGACGTGCGCGTCGACCCCGTCGACGACACGGTCGAGTTCGTCGCGTCCGATCCCCCCGCCGACCCGCCGTCCGACTTGGAGCTCGTCGAGTTCGGCGGTCGCGCGCACGGCCGATACGAGATCGCTCACTCCGACGGCGGCGTCGAACACGCGCGTCCCGCGACCGACGGGGGGATCGCGGTCGGCGGGTCCGCCGGCGGGGCGACCGCGTCCGCCGACGGGACGACCGCGCCCGGCGACGGCGAGATCGGTCCGGACGCGGACGACGAGGTCGACGCGGACGGCGTCGCCGACGGGGTCTGCGGCGACTGCTCGTGTGGCGGGCTCACGGCGGCGTTCGCGGACTTCCCCGTGTCGCCGCGCGAGACGCGGATGGACGACGGCGAGCTGCTCGTCTCGTTCGTGTTGAGCGGCCACGAGGAGCTCGAGACCGTCGTCGACGGCTTCGAGGACGCCGGGCTCGGCGTCGAGCTGCGTCGCCTCCTCGTCGACCGGAGTCCCGACGACGAGCGCCGCGACGTCGTCCCCATCGACCTCACCGGCGTGACCGACCGACAGGCGGAGGTGGCGGCCGCCGCCGCCGAGCGCGGGTACTTCGAGCCCGGCGGCGCGTCCGCGGCCGACCTCGCCGACGAGCTCGGGATCGCGAAGTCGACCGTCTCCGAACACCTCCGGCTCGTGACGGCGTCGCTCTTCTCGCAGGTCTTTACCGAGGGCCGGGATACTTAA